The region CTGAAAGACAAAAATAGATTGCAATTGGTGAAATCCATAGAAGTGGACCTTTACGGCTCCTTATCCTTAACGGGTAAAGGACATGCCACAGATCTCGCTTGTATTTTAGGACTCACTAACGCAGATCCAGAGACTTGTGCGATTGATGAAATCCCTGAAATTATAGATTATATAACCAATCAAAAGTTATTGCAACTCGACGGGGTTCATTTGATCTCCTTCGATCCTAAAACACAGATTCATTTCCATCGTAACTTTCTTCCTTTCCATCCCAATGGATTTCGCTTTAAAGCCATCTTAAATGATGAAAAGGTTGTTTTTGAGACTTATTACAGTATAGGAGGTGGTTTTTTTGTGCAAAAAGAGCGTAAAAGATCTGCAAAACAAGTGGCTCTTTTTGAGTGTTTCCCAAGACCTATTGAAAAGGCAAGCGAACTACTGGCTTATTGTGAACGTGATCAAATGTCAGTTTCACAGGTTGTTCTGCAAAATGAAGAATACCTTCGGAGCCCAGAAGAGATCGATGAGCTATTTCGTAAAATTTGGGACGTCATGTTAGACTCTATATATACCGGTTGTCATACAGAAGGAATACTTCCTGGCGGTCTCAACGTACGAAGAAGGGCTTTTGATACCCATGAGCGTTTGCAAAAGGGAACACCTTATACCAATAAAGAAGAGTGGGTAGAAGCCATACGCAATACAGAGGTGAAGTTTAGAGAAATTCTCAAATGGGTTTCTTGTTTTGCCCTTGCTGTTAACGAGGTAAATGCCTCTTTAGGTCGTGTGGTTACCGCACCTACCAATGGAAGTGCCGGAGTAATTCCTGCCGTAATGATGTATTATATGACCATTGAAAATCACGATGCCAACTTTGATGACGTCAAGAAGTTTTTATTGGTTGCAGGGGAAATAGGTGCCCTTTTCAAAAAAGGAGCTACCATCAGTGCTGCAATGGGTGGCTGTCAAGCAGAGATAGGAGTGAGCAGTGCCATGGCTGCTGGCGCATTAACAGAGCTTATGGGTGGCACACCAGCTCAAGTACTTATAGCTAGTGAAATCGCCATGGAACATCACCTAGGATTAACTTGTGATCCTATAGGTGGATTAGTCCAAATCCCTTGTATTGAACGCAATGCGATGGGTGCTATTAAAGCGATCAATGCCTGTGAGATGGCACTAGATACAGATGCTAAAAATGCCAAAGTACCATTAGATAAAGTCATAGAAACTATGTGGCAAACGGCACAAGACATGAATACTAAATATAAAGAAACCAGTGAAGGAGGACTTGCTGTTAATGTGGCACTTTCTGATTGTTGATTTTTTATAAATAGGACACGGATTGTAAAGGATACAGAAGCTTTTTCTTTTAAGGCTATTGTTGTGGTTTCCGCTTTTATTCTTTATTTTGAAATGAATAAAGTTAATACTGCGCTTATTGCAGTGCGAAAGGTTAACTAGTAGTACATTTATACACTAACAAAGCATAATGACAAACGATCAAATCCTCGCTGACCGATTACCGAACATAGAAGAAGCTGATTTCCAAAAACATCCCAAAAGATTTTTAAACAAAAAACTGATCTCCAAAGTGATCTTTTTCTTGCCCTTGCTAGTGGGTGTAGGGGTGTTGTACTTTCTAGTAGAAGATAAAGCTTGGTTGTGGAAAGCAGCACTAGCAGCATGGTTATTCTTGTTCTTAACAACTGTTTTTTTAGCGTACAAAGAGTATTTTGTTAGGGGTTATGTATTGCGAGAACAAGATATTACTTACAAAAAAGGCTGGTTGTTCCACAGTCAAACGACCGTTCCTTTTAATAGAATTCAACATACAGAAATCAAACACGGTCCTATAGATCGCTTGTTTAAACTTTGTGAACTGGACATATTTACAGCCGGTGGAAGCGCCAGTGATTTGAGCATTAGTGGGCTGGACCCTGAAGACGCTGCAAAATTAAAGGACTATATTTCTGGAAAACTGTCGGTACATGCTTGATTTAACTACACCCCAAAGGCAGAGCAAAAAGATCATTCTATTCTACTTGTTCAAGAGTATAAAAGGCTTGATTCTTTACTTTTTGTTTGCCGCTATTGGAACGAAATCCATGGGAGAATATGGCTGGTACATGAACGCCTTTATCGCTTTTATTGCGGTGATGTCACTGCTATCTCCTGTTCTTAAATACCTTTATTTTACCTTTCACATAGAAGATGATGAATTGATTATTCAAAAAGGATTCTTGCAAAAGGAACGAAAAGCAATTCCTTTAGAACGCATTCAGTCTATCAATATCAATCAAAATGTGGTACAACGTATTTTAGGAATTGTTTCTCTAGAGGTAGATACGGCTGGATCCAAAACTAAGGAGTTGGAAATCCCAGGACTAGAGCGATCCTTTGCTAGCCAATTCAAGGAGCTGCTTCAAGAACGCAAAGAGGAGATTGTTGAGGAAGTTAGTGAAGCAACTGCAAATGAGAGAAGTATTTTTAAACATACTTCTGAAGGAGAACAGGAATCCGATACAGAAGAGGGGCATTTAAGCGCTGCGTATGAACACTCCAACAAAACCTTACAAGACAAGACAGAAGTTGCGATTCTCCAATTGAGTATTTTTGATCTTTTAAAAGTAGGAATTACTCAAAATCATTTGAAAAGTGGAGGTCTCGCAATTGGAGTTGCCTTTGGTAGTTGGTACAAAATAAAAGATATAGTAGAACAATATTTTGGAGAATGGCTGCAGCAATTCTCTTTTGAAAATGTTGTTTCAGGAACAAGTATAGGACTTGCCGTTGCCGCTGTGATTTCTTTCTTGTTTTTCTCAGTGGTGATCAGCATGTTATTGGCCATCAATAAATATTGGGATTTTAGTATTGTTAAAAAAGGAACCGATCTCGAAGTGAAAATGGGGCTCTTTAATAAAAATGAAATTAAAATACCACTGAGTAAAGTTCAGATTTTAGAATTCCATTCCAATCCATTGAGAAAACTACTAAACTTTCAGACGGCTCAAATATATCAAGCACAATCTACCGACAACAAGTTGGGCAGTGTTTCTGTACCCGCTTGTAAAGAAGAACATAGGGTTTTACTACAACATTTGATTTTTAAACAACCGGTGGAAGAAACGGAGCAAGAACTTCATTGCAATCCTTTTTCTTATGCTCGATTGGCGTTTTATGTCATTTCTGTAGTTGCAATACCACTAATAGGAGCTGGTGTTTATTTTGAAGCATATGCGGGAATAGGGCTGGTGATCGCTATTTCATTCTTTTTAGTTTTTGCAGCCTTCATGTATGGGAAGAATAGTAAAGTCATTAAAGATGATGATTTTGTGGTTTTTAAGAAAGGATGGATTTTCCCGCAAATCATTATTTCACCAGTTTTTAAAACTCAAGCGGTAGAAAAATGGCGTAGTGTTTTTTTACAACGCAGAAGAGAAGCACACTTTAAACTTCATAGTGCCGCTGGAACACGAGGTCTTAGATACCTGGAGGAAGTTGCCATAAATAAATTGATCAACACGATCAATAATGAAGTGATTGGTAGTGAAGAGAAATGGATGTAGCTCGTTGATCACATTCTTAAATGAGCTTTTATAGGGTTTCTTTATTCAATAAGCTGGAACTATCTCGCTTTCGCGAAAGCGAAATAATTAAAAATTTGCTACACCTGATTCCATTAATCGCCAATAAAGCATAGCTGCTTCAAACTTTCACATTTATTAAACACTTTAAATTCTTTAGGCGGGATCAAGTGTTATACATTTGTATCGCACACGATATAAATAAAAGATGAATAAGCAAGACCAATTAAAATTGAGCAGTCAGGTTTGTTTTCCGATCTATTCGGTTTCTAGATTATTGACTAAATCATACAAGCCTTATTTAGATAAAATGGGGATTACATATCCTCAATATTTGGTGCTGTTGGTACTTTGGGAAAATGATGAAGTGACCGTCAATCAAATCACTGATAAATTACTCTTAAATACCAATACGGTATCACCGTTATTAAAACGAATGCAGCAGTCTCATCTTATCGAACGACATCGTTGCACGAATGATGAACGTCGTGTGATTATTCAACTCACTGACAAAGGAAAAGAACTTAAAAAAGAAGCGATTCCTATACCTGAAAAATTATTACAAACCTTGCTCACAGCAAATATAGAATTACCAGATATCATTAATTTAAAGGAATTATTGGAAGAATGGATTGGAATACTGGGAGAACAAAAACAAAAACAATAAAAGAAATGGAATTATTAGAAAGATTAGAGTGGCGCTACGCGGCAAAAGCTATGAGTGGAGAAAAAGTGCCACAAGAGAAAATAGATAACATACTAGAGGCGGCAAGACTTGCAGCAACATCTAGTGGATTACAACCTTTTGAAATTTATGTGGTAACCAACCAAGAAGTTAAAGAGAAAATTAGGCCTGTAGCTTGGAATCAGTCCACCGTAACCGATTGTTCTCATTTATTAGTTTTTGCAGCTTGGGATACCTACACAGCAGACCGTATCAATTACATGTTTGATTTAACCAATACAAAACGTGGTTTTAAAAATGAAGGATGGGAAAATTACCGCCAGCAACTTTTAAGCACTTACCCACAACAAGATGCTGAGGTAAACTTTAATCATGCGGCCAAACAGGCTTATATCGCTTTTTCACATGCCTTAATTGCTGCTGCTTTTGAAGAAGTAGATGCCACACCTATGGAAGGCTTTGATGCAGACGCCGTTGATGAGATTTTAGGATTGAGAGCAAAAGGCTTAAGATCTACAGTATTACTTCCTATAGGTTATAGAAAGCCATCAGAAGACTGGTTGGTCAACTTAGAAAAGGTAAGAAAGAGTACCGAAGAGATGGTTACCAACATAGACTAATCTAACAAAATAAGCTATTGAAAAAATTAAAATATACAGTTATTGTACTTGCCTTGTTTGCAGCAATAGGTTGTAAAGATCAAAACGAAAAGGCAACTAGTGCCGATTTAAATAATAGTAATAATCTTAAAAAAGAAAACAATATGAAAGTTTTATTTGTATTAACATCACACGATCAACTAGGAGACACTGGTAAAAAAACAGGATTTTGGGTAGAAGAATTCGCAGGCCCATACTACACCTTAAAAGATAAAGGTGTTGAAATTACATTAGCAACGCCTAAAGGTGGAAAAGCACCTATAGATCCAAGTAGTGATTCTCCAGATGCAGCAACAGAATTTACCAAGAGATTTGATAAAGACGAAGAAGCTCAAGAGCTCATCAATACCACACATCAACTAGCAGATGTCAATGCTGCAGATTATGACGCGGTATTTTATCCTGGTGGACACGGACCTTTATGGGATCTTGCTAACGACGCAACATCTATCAAGTTGATCGAAACTTTTAACAGTCAAGAAAAACCAGTAGGCTTTGTATGTCACGCTCCAGCAGCATTGAAAAGTGTTAAAGGAACTGATGGCAATCCATTAGTGAAAGGAAAGAAAGTAACTGGATTTACCAACACAGAAGAAGAAGCGGTGCAACTTACTGATGTAGTGCCATTTCTAGTAGAAGACATGCTTAAAGAAAACGGCGGTATTTATTCTAAAGGCGCTGACTGGTCAGCTTACGCATTACAAGACGGTAATTTGATCACAGGGCAAAATCCTGCCTCCTCGGTATTGGTAGCAGAAAAACTATTTGCTGCGATCAAATAATTGTATTTGAAAAGGAATAAAAAAGCCCAAACCTTTATGGTTTGGGCTTTTTTTATGCGAAAAATTTATTCCCCAAATGATTTAGAAAATCAAACTTTGCCTGTTCTTTTACTCCCGCTGCTGATGAATTTGGTACATCAACTAGATTGCCAAAGAATTTCAGTTGCTATAGAAAGCCAGACTTTAAATTTTCTATGTCAAGTTTGTTAGGTCAAAGCTTCAAAAAGGAAGCAGTGGACCCATGCCTTACTATTGTAGGATTATATACTACTTTAGTAAAAAAACAGAACCCTTACTATGAAGAATAAGAACTTGATTCCCATAACATTTATAGGTGTACTGATTCTTTTATTTTCGGTAAGCTGTGGGACAAAAAATACGGGTAATCAAGAAAGCTTACCAACCTCTGTTGCCTGTTCATCCAGTTCAGAAAATGCTGCTACGCTGTCTATACCTGATGGCACATTTGAAGCAAAAAAAGCCACCGCACCAATACAAATTGATGGGTGTAGCAAAGAGGCTATTTGGGCTGACTTAGATTGGTATGGTTTGAACTATGTTTGGATGGGTGAACCTGTGGATGAGAATGATTATAACGGACGCTTCAAATTGGCTTGGGACGCTGAGTATTTATATGTATTGGTAGAAGTAGTGGATGAATATTTAAACCCAACACTTAAAAATGGTATAGAAAACTATTGGAAAGGGGATTATGTAGAGGTATTTATTGACGAAGATCAATCCGGCGGAAATCATAAATTCAATCACCAAGCTTTTGCATATCATGTCTCTACTGAA is a window of Nonlabens sp. MB-3u-79 DNA encoding:
- a CDS encoding L-serine ammonia-lyase codes for the protein MTQNSPAKIEAISVFDMLKIGVGPSSSHTLGPWRAARHFLAKLKDKNRLQLVKSIEVDLYGSLSLTGKGHATDLACILGLTNADPETCAIDEIPEIIDYITNQKLLQLDGVHLISFDPKTQIHFHRNFLPFHPNGFRFKAILNDEKVVFETYYSIGGGFFVQKERKRSAKQVALFECFPRPIEKASELLAYCERDQMSVSQVVLQNEEYLRSPEEIDELFRKIWDVMLDSIYTGCHTEGILPGGLNVRRRAFDTHERLQKGTPYTNKEEWVEAIRNTEVKFREILKWVSCFALAVNEVNASLGRVVTAPTNGSAGVIPAVMMYYMTIENHDANFDDVKKFLLVAGEIGALFKKGATISAAMGGCQAEIGVSSAMAAGALTELMGGTPAQVLIASEIAMEHHLGLTCDPIGGLVQIPCIERNAMGAIKAINACEMALDTDAKNAKVPLDKVIETMWQTAQDMNTKYKETSEGGLAVNVALSDC
- a CDS encoding PH domain-containing protein, encoding MTNDQILADRLPNIEEADFQKHPKRFLNKKLISKVIFFLPLLVGVGVLYFLVEDKAWLWKAALAAWLFLFLTTVFLAYKEYFVRGYVLREQDITYKKGWLFHSQTTVPFNRIQHTEIKHGPIDRLFKLCELDIFTAGGSASDLSISGLDPEDAAKLKDYISGKLSVHA
- a CDS encoding PH domain-containing protein; translated protein: MLDLTTPQRQSKKIILFYLFKSIKGLILYFLFAAIGTKSMGEYGWYMNAFIAFIAVMSLLSPVLKYLYFTFHIEDDELIIQKGFLQKERKAIPLERIQSININQNVVQRILGIVSLEVDTAGSKTKELEIPGLERSFASQFKELLQERKEEIVEEVSEATANERSIFKHTSEGEQESDTEEGHLSAAYEHSNKTLQDKTEVAILQLSIFDLLKVGITQNHLKSGGLAIGVAFGSWYKIKDIVEQYFGEWLQQFSFENVVSGTSIGLAVAAVISFLFFSVVISMLLAINKYWDFSIVKKGTDLEVKMGLFNKNEIKIPLSKVQILEFHSNPLRKLLNFQTAQIYQAQSTDNKLGSVSVPACKEEHRVLLQHLIFKQPVEETEQELHCNPFSYARLAFYVISVVAIPLIGAGVYFEAYAGIGLVIAISFFLVFAAFMYGKNSKVIKDDDFVVFKKGWIFPQIIISPVFKTQAVEKWRSVFLQRRREAHFKLHSAAGTRGLRYLEEVAINKLINTINNEVIGSEEKWM
- a CDS encoding MarR family winged helix-turn-helix transcriptional regulator, which codes for MNKQDQLKLSSQVCFPIYSVSRLLTKSYKPYLDKMGITYPQYLVLLVLWENDEVTVNQITDKLLLNTNTVSPLLKRMQQSHLIERHRCTNDERRVIIQLTDKGKELKKEAIPIPEKLLQTLLTANIELPDIINLKELLEEWIGILGEQKQKQ
- a CDS encoding NAD(P)H-dependent oxidoreductase gives rise to the protein MELLERLEWRYAAKAMSGEKVPQEKIDNILEAARLAATSSGLQPFEIYVVTNQEVKEKIRPVAWNQSTVTDCSHLLVFAAWDTYTADRINYMFDLTNTKRGFKNEGWENYRQQLLSTYPQQDAEVNFNHAAKQAYIAFSHALIAAAFEEVDATPMEGFDADAVDEILGLRAKGLRSTVLLPIGYRKPSEDWLVNLEKVRKSTEEMVTNID
- a CDS encoding type 1 glutamine amidotransferase domain-containing protein — its product is MKKLKYTVIVLALFAAIGCKDQNEKATSADLNNSNNLKKENNMKVLFVLTSHDQLGDTGKKTGFWVEEFAGPYYTLKDKGVEITLATPKGGKAPIDPSSDSPDAATEFTKRFDKDEEAQELINTTHQLADVNAADYDAVFYPGGHGPLWDLANDATSIKLIETFNSQEKPVGFVCHAPAALKSVKGTDGNPLVKGKKVTGFTNTEEEAVQLTDVVPFLVEDMLKENGGIYSKGADWSAYALQDGNLITGQNPASSVLVAEKLFAAIK
- a CDS encoding sugar-binding protein; the protein is MKNKNLIPITFIGVLILLFSVSCGTKNTGNQESLPTSVACSSSSENAATLSIPDGTFEAKKATAPIQIDGCSKEAIWADLDWYGLNYVWMGEPVDENDYNGRFKLAWDAEYLYVLVEVVDEYLNPTLKNGIENYWKGDYVEVFIDEDQSGGNHKFNHQAFAYHVSTEGHAIDKSTSEETIFLDEHIQVARSQEANKHIWEMAIRLYDQSFDENSSKNIPVPILKNKRIGFSIGYGDNDGNNSRENFMGSKKNHGVTNDEGYINADVFGSVLFVE